One part of the Synechococcales cyanobacterium T60_A2020_003 genome encodes these proteins:
- a CDS encoding GNAT family N-acetyltransferase, which translates to VEIFRDRAIALPPLTTTLARRTIEQTQIHKALQGTRGRKPVDLDQLEKLLVAFSQLIVEQPQIREIDINPLLARPLSDQASDSSLVALDARVVLQEPGQPRPQLAIRPYPIQYAQPWTLRDGHEVMIRPIRPEDEPLIVQFHETLSEQSVYFRYFGAMKLSRRIAHERLTRICFIDYDRQMALVAEYTDPETGQTQILAAGRLSKQHGLNEAEFSMLVRDSYQKQGLGTEMLRRLVQIGRDEHLERIVAEILAENLPMQRVCEKVGFTLKRAPDIVHAEIQLQ; encoded by the coding sequence GGTTGAAATTTTCCGCGATCGGGCGATCGCCCTTCCGCCGCTGACAACAACATTGGCACGCCGCACCATTGAGCAAACCCAGATCCATAAAGCCCTCCAGGGAACACGAGGACGGAAACCTGTCGATCTCGATCAGCTTGAGAAGTTGCTGGTTGCGTTCAGTCAGCTCATCGTTGAACAGCCCCAAATTCGGGAAATTGACATCAATCCCCTCCTGGCTCGTCCGCTGTCGGATCAGGCTTCCGATTCGTCTCTAGTTGCTCTCGATGCCCGTGTCGTGCTTCAGGAACCGGGACAACCCAGACCCCAGTTAGCGATTCGCCCCTACCCGATTCAGTACGCTCAGCCTTGGACGCTGCGCGATGGCCATGAGGTGATGATCCGCCCGATTCGCCCGGAGGATGAACCGCTAATCGTTCAGTTTCACGAAACCCTGTCCGAGCAAAGCGTCTATTTCCGATACTTTGGTGCTATGAAGCTGAGCCGTCGTATTGCCCACGAACGCCTGACTCGGATTTGCTTCATTGATTACGATCGCCAAATGGCGCTTGTGGCCGAGTACACCGATCCCGAAACCGGACAAACCCAAATCCTGGCGGCAGGTCGCTTGAGCAAGCAACACGGTCTTAACGAGGCAGAGTTTTCAATGCTCGTACGCGATTCCTACCAAAAACAAGGACTAGGAACCGAAATGCTCCGTCGCCTGGTTCAGATTGGTCGGGATGAACACCTAGAGCGGATTGTGGCGGAAATTTTAGCGGAAAATCTGCCCATGCAGCGGGTGTGTGAGAAGGTGGGCTTTACCCTCAAGCGTGCGCCGGACATTGTCCATGCCGAGATTCAGTTGCAGTAG
- a CDS encoding phycobiliprotein lyase codes for MEVMDFFRLSAGRWRSQRTTHHLPFRRTEMGDLEIFAETLDATDEKIISICEMHDIDSTLAVGGAFVRWQGSMEWDAEGEAHEGETGFALVPDADNPRKGLLLREQGYAEIVPVVGQFIVDDADGLILITEYETMSSVERFWFPNPNLRLRTSTVKRFGGFNTASFCAETRLDDPTGIASHSPSAFAQHGSTDVPFYSIWGW; via the coding sequence ATGGAGGTTATGGACTTTTTCCGGCTAAGTGCCGGACGGTGGCGATCGCAGCGCACAACCCACCATCTTCCGTTTCGGCGTACCGAAATGGGAGATCTGGAAATCTTCGCAGAAACCCTAGACGCCACGGACGAAAAAATCATCTCCATTTGCGAAATGCACGACATTGACTCAACCCTAGCCGTTGGCGGAGCCTTCGTCCGCTGGCAGGGATCAATGGAGTGGGACGCTGAGGGAGAGGCTCACGAGGGAGAAACGGGATTTGCCTTAGTGCCCGATGCCGATAACCCCCGCAAAGGGTTGCTGCTGCGCGAACAAGGCTATGCCGAAATCGTTCCAGTTGTTGGGCAGTTCATCGTAGACGATGCCGACGGTCTGATCCTGATTACCGAGTATGAAACCATGAGTTCTGTGGAGCGCTTTTGGTTTCCTAATCCCAATCTCCGCCTACGAACCAGTACCGTGAAGCGGTTTGGCGGTTTTAATACCGCCTCCTTCTGCGCCGAAACTCGTCTCGATGATCCCACTGGAATTGCCAGTCACTCCCCATCTGCTTTTGCCCAGCATGGTTCAACCGACGTACCCTTTTATTCCATTTGGGGCTGGTGA